The following are encoded in a window of Lysobacterales bacterium genomic DNA:
- a CDS encoding DUF2007 domain-containing protein — protein MDTIWHPPTLIEGQLARMRLQDEGIACHLAGEHLSGGLGELPAFGLYALMVDSRQALRALALLREWGLVEDQGGGDIEA, from the coding sequence ATGGACACCATCTGGCATCCGCCGACCCTGATCGAAGGCCAGCTTGCGCGCATGCGCCTGCAGGACGAGGGCATCGCCTGTCACCTGGCCGGGGAGCACCTCAGTGGCGGCCTGGGCGAGTTGCCGGCGTTCGGGCTGTACGCGCTGATGGTGGATTCGCGGCAGGCGTTGCGGGCGCTGGCGCTGCTGCGCGAATGGGGCCTGGTCGAGGACCAGGGCGGCGGCGACATCGAGGCCTGA
- a CDS encoding amidohydrolase: MTSTSRWLAAALAACACPALLAAPADAWRSSYQPAAHPPTLIRGATALLGNGERLEQADILLVDGRIERIGSGLSAPAGAIEIDGRGKWVTPGLIDVHSHLGVYPSPGMQAHSDGNEMTSPATPQVWAEHAVWPQDPGFHTALAGGVTALQILPGSGNLIGGRGVTLKNVPAVTYQEMKFPDAPQGLKMACGENPKRFYGGRGQAPMTRMGNVAGYRAAFQEASEYRRTLQRHSQRQRDGESQPRRRGRSDAPPVGGGGPLDTPKRDLRLETLVGVLDGEILLHVHCYRADEMAVMLDLAREFEFRIAAFHHGVEAYKLADTLAQEGVCGALWADWWGFKMEAYDAINENIALVDRPEGGCAIVHSDSSEGIQRLNQEAAKVMAHAAEAGMDIPPERAITWLTRNAARSLGIESRTGTLEAGMMADVVLWDRNPFSVYAKADQVFVDGVLLYDRADPRRQPLSDFMLGQEGAR, translated from the coding sequence ATGACCTCCACTTCCCGTTGGCTCGCCGCCGCGCTCGCGGCGTGTGCCTGCCCGGCGCTGCTGGCCGCACCGGCCGATGCCTGGCGCAGCAGCTACCAGCCCGCCGCCCATCCGCCCACCCTGATCCGCGGCGCCACCGCCCTGCTCGGCAATGGCGAGCGCCTGGAACAGGCCGACATCCTGCTGGTCGACGGCCGCATCGAGCGTATCGGCAGCGGCCTGTCCGCGCCGGCCGGCGCCATCGAGATCGACGGCCGCGGCAAGTGGGTGACGCCCGGGCTGATCGACGTGCACTCGCACCTTGGCGTGTATCCCTCGCCGGGCATGCAGGCGCACAGCGACGGCAACGAGATGACCAGCCCGGCGACACCGCAGGTCTGGGCCGAGCACGCGGTGTGGCCGCAGGACCCGGGCTTCCACACGGCGCTGGCCGGCGGCGTCACCGCCCTGCAGATCCTGCCCGGCTCGGGCAACCTGATCGGTGGCCGCGGCGTCACCCTCAAGAACGTGCCGGCGGTGACCTACCAGGAGATGAAGTTCCCGGACGCGCCGCAGGGCCTGAAGATGGCCTGCGGCGAGAACCCCAAGCGCTTCTACGGCGGCCGCGGCCAGGCGCCGATGACCCGGATGGGCAACGTCGCAGGCTATCGCGCGGCCTTCCAGGAGGCCAGCGAATACCGGCGCACCCTGCAGCGTCATTCGCAGCGCCAGCGCGACGGCGAGTCGCAGCCGCGCCGCCGCGGCAGAAGCGATGCCCCGCCGGTGGGCGGCGGCGGTCCGCTCGACACGCCCAAGCGCGACCTGCGCCTTGAGACCCTGGTCGGCGTGCTCGACGGCGAGATCCTGCTGCACGTGCACTGCTACCGCGCCGACGAGATGGCGGTGATGCTCGACCTGGCGCGCGAGTTCGAGTTCCGGATCGCCGCCTTCCACCATGGCGTCGAGGCCTACAAGCTGGCCGACACCCTGGCGCAGGAAGGCGTTTGCGGCGCGCTGTGGGCGGACTGGTGGGGCTTCAAGATGGAGGCCTACGACGCCATCAACGAGAACATCGCCCTGGTCGACCGTCCCGAGGGCGGCTGCGCGATCGTCCACTCCGATTCCTCCGAGGGCATCCAGCGGCTCAACCAGGAGGCGGCCAAGGTCATGGCGCACGCCGCCGAGGCCGGCATGGACATTCCGCCGGAGCGGGCGATCACCTGGCTGACCCGAAACGCCGCGCGCTCGCTGGGCATCGAGTCGCGCACCGGCACCCTGGAGGCCGGCATGATGGCCGACGTCGTGCTGTGGGACCGCAACCCGTTCAGCGTCTACGCGAAGGCCGACCAGGTGTTCGTCGACGGCGTGCTGCTGTACGACCGCGCCGATCCGCGCAGGCAGCCGCTGTCGGACTTCATGCTCGGCCAGGAGGGCGCACGATGA